GGCGGGGACGGTGATCCAGTTGCAGCCGGGGTAGAATATTTCATCGCGGGGTGACGGGTCATCCCAGGTTCGAAGCAGTTCCCGTTCGTCCTCGGGGAGTTTTTCCAGGGCGTCGGTGCGAAAATTATTTGGACTGTGGGGAATGAAATAGGCGGCCCGTTTCGGGAACCCCTCCCGCCGGTACAGGTCGAACCACCGGTCAAGGATCAACCGGGTCGGATTGCATCCCTCGGGACAGATGAAATCGCAGGCGAAACAGCTCTCACACCGTTCCAGGACGTGTGTCGACGATTCGCCGTCGATAAGCTTTCCGATCTCTTCCTTTGCCCGTTCCAGGGGAAGCTGCATCACCGGGCATTGGTGGAAACATTCGCCGCAGCGGGTACAGCGGTCCGCATCGAATACCGGTTTCATGTGATCGGTCCCTCCACTTCTTTCTTTACTTTCATTTCGTTCAGCGCGGCATACAGCGCGTCGAGAGCACTCCGTATTTCGGCCTTTCCCGGGGCCGGCCTGAGAAGCCACTTCACCAGGGAGTTGTTCACGGCCGGCGGGCGGCCCTCTTTGATAGAACCGATAACGATGCGCCGCATCGCCGTTCTGATGGTGATGTGACCCTTCAAACGCGAGCGTTCCAGTTCCAGGATCTCACCCGCTTCGACCACCAGTTTTTCCACGGGGGATGTCACGATAACCTTTTCCGGCGTCACGGCCACGTAATATCCCTCGCAATTCCGGATGCACATGAGGTAGAGGAGACCGAACCACAGGGGAAGCAGGAGCGCCATCGTGAAACCGCCCGCCTCAAGCAGAAAGGTGAGGTAGAAGACGACGGCTTCGATGATGGTCTTCAGCAACGTCGGGGCCTGGACATCGATCGCCTGATACTGGCTGATAAACCAGCCGGCCACGTGGGTGAACCTCAGAACGATGTAAATGACCCCGGCCTGGACCAGGAGGATAATGAAGGCCTGCAGGCGTGCCCATCGCCGGCGGTTGAAGGAAAAACAGCGGCCCGCCGGATGATCCTTCCACCGGGCGCCGCGCAGGGCGGAAATGACGTAATACCCGAAGGCGTCGAAGATGGTGTAGGAAACGGGTACGACGATGAGCGTCAGGAAGGTGGCGAAAGCGATGCCGAAAATGATGACCACTCCCAGTCCTTCCCAGAGCTTGTCGGTCATGGTCAGGGTGATCAGGCCGCCGATGGTCGTCAATGTCGTCGATATGATGGGCCGCAGCCGGTGTTTGCCGGCGTCCAGCACGGAGTCGTACATGTTCATGCCGGCCCGGCGGGTCTGATTGATCCGGTCCACCAAGACGATCGAGTCGTTGACGACGATTCCCGAGAGACCCACGAGACCGATGAAGCTCATGATCGAAAAATTGTTTCCCGTAACCAAGAGGCCCACAATGGCGCCCATGACGGACAGGGGCAGGGCTGCCATGATGGCAAAGGGCTGGAAAAATGAATTGAACTGAGCCACCAGGATGGTCAGGATCAGGATAAAGGCCACGATATAGGCGAGGCGGAGGCTCGCGAATGACTCTTCGGTTTCCATGATGTCACCGGCATATGAGATGGAATATCCCGGCGGAAGGGGATACTCCTTGAGCTTTTCCTGCAGTTCCTTGGTGATCTCCACGGCAGACCGGTCCTCATTCTGGGCGGTCATCCGCACGACCCGGCGGCGGTCGATGTGACGGAGCTGATTGATCCCGGCCCCCTGTGTGACGGTGGCAAAGGATCCGAGGGGGACGAGGGTCCCCGTCGCTGACCGTACCTTGATCCTGTCGAGCAGTTCCACGCCGGTCCGTGATTCCGGGGAAAACCGCACCGTGAGGTCATATTTTTTTGAAACATCCCGCTCATCCCGGAAGTCCTTTATCTTGATCCCCGCCGTGGCGCCCCGGAGGGTCTGTGAAACGGAGATGAGAGGAATGCCGAGGGCGGCCGCCCTGGCACGGTCGACATGGATCTTCAGCTCCGGCGGCGCGTTCTGGAAGTCGTCCTGTATCTCCATCGCGCCGGGTATCCCGGAAAGGATACCTTTGATATCATCGCTGATCCGGTTCAACGTCTGGAGATCGTGACCGAAGATCTTTACGTTGATTGGACTGCCCGTGGGTGGGCCCCATTCGATGGGGCGGTACCGGATGTCGGCGCCGGGAATGGCGTCGAGGAGCGGACGGATACGCTGCTGGATGTCCTTGTGCGAGGAGCGGCGGTACTCCTTGTTGTCGAGCAGTTCGAGGGTGATCTCGGCGTAGCTGGATTCCGCCCCTCCTATGCTGAACTCAAAAGCGCTCTGCCCCTTGAACCCGATGCTTGAGACGAGCCTCACCGTTTCCGGCACATTGGAGATGATGATATGTTCCACCTGCAGGGCGATGTCCCGGGTCACTTCTACGTCCGTTCCGGGCGCTGTTTCGATCGTGATGTAGATATAGTCGAAATCGGCCTCGGGAAACATCTCGATCTTCACGATCTTGAGGGCGAAAAGCCCCGCCACGGAAAACATGCCGAGCGTCAGTATGGTGATGATGAAAACGCGGTGGTTCAATGACCAGATGATGATGCGGCTGTAAAGTTTTTTCAGGTATTTCAGGTCTTCCTCGGGACTGACGACCTTGCCGTCCCGTATTGCCCGGTTCATGAATCTCGACAGAATGAGCGGGTTTGCGATCAATGCGACGAGAAGGGACGAGAAGAGGGCGATCGAGACGGTCTTGGGCATGAAGCTCATGAACTTTCCCGTCACACCGGTCATGAGGAGCATGGGCAGGAACGCCGCTATGGTGGTGAGCGTTGCCGACACCACGGGCAGGGCCACTTCCGAAACGCCGTCTATGATGGCCGTGAGCCGGTCCTTCCCCAGTTGATAGTGATGATAAGCGCTTTCGACGACGATGATGGCGTTGTCAACGAGAAGACCGATGCACAGGACGAGGGAGAAGCGGACCATGTCGTTGTTCGTGAGCCCGAAGACCTTCAGCAGGATGAAGGTGATCAGAAGCGACAGGGGTATCGAGAACGACGTGATGACCGAATTGCGGAGCCCCATGGCGAAGCAGAGCACGATGATGACGATGATGAGACCCGTGACGGCGGAGTTGTTCATGGTCTCGAATCCCTGCTTTATGAACTTTCCCTGGTCGGCGGTGACCACGGCCGTTACCCCGTTGGGAAACTCCTTTTCCATCTCTTCCAGGGCTTCGCGCACCTTCAGGGATGTTTCCAGTATATTGGCCCCCGGGCGTTTCTTGATGGCGATGGTCACGGACGGTTCGCCGTCAACCCTTGAGTATGAGACATCCTCGTCATGACCGTCGACGATGTCGGCGACATCGCCGAGAAACACCACCCGGTCGCCTCGCTCCACGAGGGGAATGCGGGCGTATTCCTCGACCTGTTTGATCTCCGTGAAGGTCCTGAGCATGAATTTGCGGTTCGAGATCGTCACGGGGCCGCCGGGGATGCTGATATCGGAGGATTGGAGCGCCCCTATGACGTCCAGAATGGTAAGCCCGAAACGGTTCAGGCTTCCCGGGTCAAGATAGATATAGATCTCCCGGTTGAGCCCGCCCGCGACCTCCGTATCGAGCACCTCTGGCATCAGTCGCAGTTCATCAGCCGTGTCCTCCGCGAGTCGCCTCAGCTTCAGGGGCGCCATATCGCCCGTTATGGAGACGATCATGATCGGAATGTCGCTGAAATTGATCTCTTCTATTTCAGGTTCTTCCACGTCATCGGGAAGCAGCTTTCTCGCCTCGTCGACCTTGTCCCGTACCTTCTGGAGCATCTGTTCCATATCGGCGTCTATGTCGAACTCGGTGACGATGATGGAAACGCTCTCGGCGGAGAAGGACCGCATTTCTTCTATCTCCGAGAGCTCGCTCAGGGAATCTTCAAGAGGGTTAGTGACAAGGCTTTCAACTTCGAGAGGAGAGGCCCCGACATACTGCGTCATGACAAGCGCGATGGGAACGACGACCTCAGGCGACCCTTCCTTCGGCATGGCTCGATAGGCGGCGACTCCGGCCACAAGGGGGAGAATAATTATCAGCAGGGTGAATATACGGGCGTACCGGATGATGAAACGGAACATCTTTTTCATTGTTCACGCCTAGTTTCGGGAAGAAGTGACGGTCACCCGGGAATCAGGTTTCAGATAATTCTGTCCCTTGACGACCAAACGGTCTCCTGCTTGAAGGCCTCCCGTGACCTGTATCAGCCCTTCGCGCGGCTCTCCGAGTGTTATCCGCCGCGGTTGCACCCGTTCTTTCTCTCCGACGAGAAAGACTTCCGTTCCCTGTTCCTTGAACAATATGACATCCTGGGGAATGAGTATGACGTCCGTGAGCACCCGGGTCGTCAGAAATGCGCGGGCCGACATGCCCGCCTTGAGCGCGCGGTCCCGGTTGCTGATCAGGATTTCGACACCGAAGGTGTTGGTCAGCGGGTCGGCTTCCACGTCGAGCCGTCCGATGGTTCCATCAAAACGGCGGTCGGGATAGGCGTCGACGACGATCTCAACGGGATCATCACGGTCCACGTCGACGAAATCCTGCTCGACGAGATATACCTTCATGCGTATCCGCTGAAGATCGAGGATTGTCATGACTGGCGACCCCGGTGCGATCCACTGTCCGACCTCGATGTCGCGCGAGGCGACAATGCCGTCAAAGGGAGCCCGTATCAGCGTTTTCTTCAGCCGCTCCCTGGCGATGGCGACCCCGGCCTCGGCCTGTTCTTTCTGGGAAAGGGCGGCCTCGAATTCCGCTTCGACCTTGTCGAAATTATCCTGGGAAATAACCTTTCGAGGCAGGAGGGTCTTAAAGCGGGTGTATGCCTTTTCGGCGGCTGAGACATGGACCGTTGCCGCGGACAGATCGGCCTCGGCCGCGTCAAGGGCAAGGGCGTAATCCGTCGGATCTATCCGGGCGAGAACCCGGCCCTTTGTGACCGGGTCCCCTACATCCGCCTCGTAACTCCTGACGATACCGGAGATTTCCGAGCTCAGACGCACCTCGCGGTCGGGGTAGAGCCGGCCGATGGATTCGACGACCACGGG
The nucleotide sequence above comes from Deltaproteobacteria bacterium. Encoded proteins:
- a CDS encoding efflux RND transporter permease subunit gives rise to the protein MKKMFRFIIRYARIFTLLIIILPLVAGVAAYRAMPKEGSPEVVVPIALVMTQYVGASPLEVESLVTNPLEDSLSELSEIEEMRSFSAESVSIIVTEFDIDADMEQMLQKVRDKVDEARKLLPDDVEEPEIEEINFSDIPIMIVSITGDMAPLKLRRLAEDTADELRLMPEVLDTEVAGGLNREIYIYLDPGSLNRFGLTILDVIGALQSSDISIPGGPVTISNRKFMLRTFTEIKQVEEYARIPLVERGDRVVFLGDVADIVDGHDEDVSYSRVDGEPSVTIAIKKRPGANILETSLKVREALEEMEKEFPNGVTAVVTADQGKFIKQGFETMNNSAVTGLIIVIIVLCFAMGLRNSVITSFSIPLSLLITFILLKVFGLTNNDMVRFSLVLCIGLLVDNAIIVVESAYHHYQLGKDRLTAIIDGVSEVALPVVSATLTTIAAFLPMLLMTGVTGKFMSFMPKTVSIALFSSLLVALIANPLILSRFMNRAIRDGKVVSPEEDLKYLKKLYSRIIIWSLNHRVFIITILTLGMFSVAGLFALKIVKIEMFPEADFDYIYITIETAPGTDVEVTRDIALQVEHIIISNVPETVRLVSSIGFKGQSAFEFSIGGAESSYAEITLELLDNKEYRRSSHKDIQQRIRPLLDAIPGADIRYRPIEWGPPTGSPINVKIFGHDLQTLNRISDDIKGILSGIPGAMEIQDDFQNAPPELKIHVDRARAAALGIPLISVSQTLRGATAGIKIKDFRDERDVSKKYDLTVRFSPESRTGVELLDRIKVRSATGTLVPLGSFATVTQGAGINQLRHIDRRRVVRMTAQNEDRSAVEITKELQEKLKEYPLPPGYSISYAGDIMETEESFASLRLAYIVAFILILTILVAQFNSFFQPFAIMAALPLSVMGAIVGLLVTGNNFSIMSFIGLVGLSGIVVNDSIVLVDRINQTRRAGMNMYDSVLDAGKHRLRPIISTTLTTIGGLITLTMTDKLWEGLGVVIIFGIAFATFLTLIVVPVSYTIFDAFGYYVISALRGARWKDHPAGRCFSFNRRRWARLQAFIILLVQAGVIYIVLRFTHVAGWFISQYQAIDVQAPTLLKTIIEAVVFYLTFLLEAGGFTMALLLPLWFGLLYLMCIRNCEGYYVAVTPEKVIVTSPVEKLVVEAGEILELERSRLKGHITIRTAMRRIVIGSIKEGRPPAVNNSLVKWLLRPAPGKAEIRSALDALYAALNEMKVKKEVEGPIT
- a CDS encoding efflux RND transporter periplasmic adaptor subunit; translated protein: MTFHNQNRRMGTIVAFMFIMYLLITAGPAYPQSSNAGNTPVPVEILTIGTTDLPVVVESIGRLYPDREVRLSSEISGIVRSYEADVGDPVTKGRVLARIDPTDYALALDAAEADLSAATVHVSAAEKAYTRFKTLLPRKVISQDNFDKVEAEFEAALSQKEQAEAGVAIARERLKKTLIRAPFDGIVASRDIEVGQWIAPGSPVMTILDLQRIRMKVYLVEQDFVDVDRDDPVEIVVDAYPDRRFDGTIGRLDVEADPLTNTFGVEILISNRDRALKAGMSARAFLTTRVLTDVILIPQDVILFKEQGTEVFLVGEKERVQPRRITLGEPREGLIQVTGGLQAGDRLVVKGQNYLKPDSRVTVTSSRN